One stretch of Gouania willdenowi chromosome 16, fGouWil2.1, whole genome shotgun sequence DNA includes these proteins:
- the LOC114478267 gene encoding FXYD domain-containing ion transport regulator 6-like, with amino-acid sequence MDLVALVAFSSWLAPALGSAFGREMFASAAANDRDYDSAFNYDYESLRIGGLVFAVALFLLGIALIVSRKCTCSKSDKPVKSRASGPNVESGNQRA; translated from the exons ATGGATCTTGTGGCGTTGGTGGCGTTCAGCTCCTGGTTGGCTCCTGCACTTG GATCAGCCTTTGGCAGGGAGATGTTTG CTTCAGCAGCAGCGAATGACAGAG ACTATGACAGCGCTTTTAATTACG ATTATGAATCTCTACGAATCGGAGGACTGGTCTTTGCAGTGGCACTTTTCCTTTTGGGTATTGCCCTCATTGTCA GCCGAAAGTGTACCTGCTCAAAGAGTGACAAGCCTGTCAAGTCAAG AGCCAGTGGTCCGAATGTGGAGTCAGGAAACCAAAGAG cTTAA